Genomic DNA from Mauremys mutica isolate MM-2020 ecotype Southern chromosome 13, ASM2049712v1, whole genome shotgun sequence:
TTTTTGAGCTATGGCTGTTAGCTCACATTCTATCCCTTACCCTACTCCTAGTCTATGTAACTGGCAGGATTTGGAGGAGCCAGAAGAGCAGGGGATGAAAAAGCTGTcgtggctgggcagctgctggaAATGCTAACTGCAGCTAGCTGTGCAGAGCAAGGCTGGCTCCTGGTTGGTCCTGGCCTGCATTTGTGGACCTCTGTGGTGAGGGTCGCAGAGTAGCTAGATGGAATTTTAGCCTGCCTGTTAGCCTGTGATGGATGGGAAAAATGCAGCATAGAGGATTCTCCCACCTGTTTCTGGGCTTCACCCCTTTTCCCCAAGCAGGCAAGTGGATGTGTGATGGCCACCATTTCAGCTGACATTGGGGATTGAACTGTGGACTTCCAGAACTAAAAGCATAAGCTGCGGCGGTTTGAACGAAAGATTCCTACTTGTGACCCAGCCCCATATCACCTGTGTGTGGGGCATCTGAGGGGCATGAAGCCCTGTGCCACGCAGCCACCAGTGGTTTACAGAAGCAATGGGGGTAAATCTGTCTCTTCTCCTCTCTTTATGAGCCCCTGTGGATGCAACTTGGATGCAAAAGCCTAAtagatatttttctttattttcacaCAGCTCAGTGGAGGCAGTCTAGGATCCAGAGTTGCTCGCCAAACAGTGAGCTTACTATCCAGTAACATATAAAGTGCAGAATTCTCAGCTGGGTTTTCTTCAGATTATTTTATTCAACAGGTAAGTTTTTTGGTCAGCAAATTCAAAAAGGCCTTTATTCAGACCATCAGAGGCAAAGCACAGTACAAATTAAATGAGTGTCACCAACaatcattttaaaaggaaaaggtaCATCAGGTACAATAAGAGCTTAACACACACGAACCTGAGGCAGAATATCATAACGAATCAAGCTCTAGAACATAAAGTTACACAGAATAGGCTATTGTTAGGAATATTAACAACAATGTTCCCATTTTCTGAGAAAGTTTAGTTTGAGTGGTGCCAGCTGGTCTCAGTATGACACAGCAGCCATTGCAAAGATAAGACAAAGTTAAACTAAGAAAACACCTACAAAGATCGTAATATTTCAGAGGTCATTGGATGCTGAGTGCCTATGGTGATCAAATAAATAACCTAGACAAGAGTACTATAAATGACAGCAAAGTGTCCCAGGAAACAACAAACTAATGAAGTGTCTTGAGACTAAAACAAATTGGTTCCCAAGAGGCAAATCAATAGATTTTGAAATGTCTGAAGAGAATATATAACAGAGTTTATTTGCATATGCCTTGTATGCAGTTTCTGTTTGCCTATAGTTCTTGATTTTTACAGTAAGAAAGTATTTGAAAGCAACCAAACGTAGTATAAAATTTCAGCATGATTCGGTGTTTTCACATCTAGAATTGTCTGTCCATATTGCGTGTCCATCATAGTATATAGAATACACTTACAATGTACGTTCAATGACATACACTATTTGAAGGTCACTTATACGTTTTGCTTCTATGAAAAACACAggccatttttaaatattgtagTTCAAGGCATGCTACACATTTTTAAAGGCTGCCAGCTTGCACATAGAGTGTTTGAAAAAGAGATGCAAACAGTGGATTTGATTTTCCTTCCATATCAGGTAAATCAGGagtcattccactgaagtcaatgcatttACACCAACGTACAGCCAGTCTAAGTACAAAGCAAAGCAGGCCCACTGTCCATATCCCTCACCCCAATAATACTGTATTTTACCTATACATTTTATTTCTGACAAATGTTTTTCCCAGTCAAATTGCTGTCTGTAAAAAGTCTGTTTCCATTTACTTCTCAGCATAAGACAAAAGCTAAGTTCAAAGTGCAATGTATTTTAGCTGTTTTCTAGGTTTCATTCCAAGCTTTCTTTGAAACCGTCTAGTGATAGATCTAATTGGTACCTTCTCATCAAAAAGGTGACTTTCTGTGATTTTCTTTATTGATCTATCTAACAATACATTTCTCAGCATATTATAATTACAAAGTTACTTCAGTGATATGATGTCCATGTACCACAGATAAGAGTATAAATGCCCAGTTAAATCACACCACTTTAACTTAGCGGTGAGCTGATTAGTTCACACTGTTGCTTAAAAATATGTAATTGCGTTGGTTTTCTTAAAGGAATATTTCAGCATCTCAGGTGAAATGTTTGCTTTTATCAGTTAAAGATTCTCTTAAGTTGCATTACAGGCAGCAGCACAAGTGTCAATATAGTCCTTTCTTTGCATTTTTCAGATGTTTGTACAGGTACCTACAACATGTTGTTACTTGTCAGTGTTCTGATTCCTCTTAGAAATGAACAGCTTTCAGTAGCTATCACTCAAGATAGCCCTTTTGGATTATATTGACTTGGTTGATAATGGCATCAAAATAAAACATGAGGGTAAAGAGAATATTACATTTGTCCGTCTGATATAGCATTTACTTAATAGAGTCATTTTTTCAGAGTGATTGAACTCTGAGCTATTTTGCAAAATGCTCTGGCTTCACTTCTGTTATCACCGTGTAAGCAACAGCAAATGATAAATCGCCTTTCCTTTTTCCTATTGAAAAACTTTCTAAAGACATCAagtaaattctctctctttattgtttttattttttctgtacCCTTCCTTCCGTCACAGACTGTAATGTGGAGCTGCTGATTCAGTTTAGATACATACACCCAGTGTGTGTATGCCCTTTCCATACCAAGTACAAAACTGGACATTTACAGAATGCACCGTCCCACACTCATACCATAACAGCAACATACTAACTCTTTGAATGTCTTTCTCATTTCCAGACTCCGGAAAGCATAAATTAGGGGGTCGATGACCGAATTGCACATAATCAGGACCAGATACGTGTTGAAATGTGAGGTGTAGCAAACACAGTGTGGGTTTGTGGGGCAAGAAATTATGAGAATGAGATGAAGGAAGAAAGGTGCCCAACAAACAATGAAGACCCCAAGTAATATAGTGATTGTCACAGCCCCCTTCATACAGGTCCGCTGATGAGGAACCCCATCCACTGGGAGGGCTGCGATCCGTTTAACATGCAGGCGTGCAAACAAGAACATGTGAACATAAAGGGAGGCCATGAGAAGAAGCATGGTAAAGAACATGGTGATGAGACAGACAATGACAGTTTTGCTTTCTGAGTAGACAATGAACATGATGCCGCAGATTATGCAAGCAATCCAAATAACCACAATTAGAGCTAAGGCTTTCTTTACAGTCATGATGCTGTGATAACGAAGAGCGTAGAAAATAGTAATGTACCTGTCAATAGCTATAACCAAGAGGTTGCAAATTGAGGCTACCAAAGAGATACAGATCATTGAGTCAAAGACATTGTCCATATGCTGGATAAAGTGGTCATCAATGATCAAGTAGCCATTGCTCAGGATCGCAATCATGATAGTCTCCAGGGCATTTGACATGCTCACTAGCATATCTGCCGCTGCCAAGCTGCacaggaaaaagtacatgggggaATGTAGGTTTCCGTTCTTCAGCACCGCAAGGATTACGAGGATGTTTTCCAGCAGGCTGATGATCCCTAACGTCAAGAAGACCTCGGCTTTAATGAAGACTTGCTCACAAAATCCATTGCTGCTCCTGTTGCTGAGGAGGATTGAGTCATTGAAGTCCTCAGTGGTATTAACCAGCACAGGCTGAAATGTAAGTGCACAGTGTGTAGTATTCATTATCAACACGGGACTTGATTTCACACGCGATTACGGAACTGGCATCAg
This window encodes:
- the MC3R gene encoding melanocortin receptor 3, which gives rise to MNTTHCALTFQPVLVNTTEDFNDSILLSNRSSNGFCEQVFIKAEVFLTLGIISLLENILVILAVLKNGNLHSPMYFFLCSLAAADMLVSMSNALETIMIAILSNGYLIIDDHFIQHMDNVFDSMICISLVASICNLLVIAIDRYITIFYALRYHSIMTVKKALALIVVIWIACIICGIMFIVYSESKTVIVCLITMFFTMLLLMASLYVHMFLFARLHVKRIAALPVDGVPHQRTCMKGAVTITILLGVFIVCWAPFFLHLILIISCPTNPHCVCYTSHFNTYLVLIMCNSVIDPLIYAFRSLEMRKTFKELVCCCYGMSVGRCIL